One Helianthus annuus cultivar XRQ/B chromosome 12, HanXRQr2.0-SUNRISE, whole genome shotgun sequence genomic region harbors:
- the LOC110878141 gene encoding uncharacterized protein LOC110878141 — translation MNHCGIQQNSNFSSFGNGDHVVCPKPRRINLFDTTMNEPVMNLRWQMCHQQESYDSRSGPELLDIIFAKSGGYGAPDQTCTQIASSPPFFCGSPPSRVSNPLIQDARFGDDKISPVSPQSIIPNPASGMTSSSPSSSSRKGGYIRHNYGNKPAVRIEGFDCLDRDNRRNCSIPALA, via the exons ATGAATCACTGTGGGATCCAACAGAACAGTAACTTTTCGTCGTTTGGCAACGGAGATCATGTGGTTTGTCCGAAGCCAAGGCGGATTAACCTCTTCGATACCACCATGAATGAGCCTGTTATGAATTTAAGATGGCAGATGTG CCATCAGCAGGAATCTTATGATTCGAGGTCAGGCCCGGAGCTCTTGGACATCATATTTGCAAAG AGTGGTGGTTATGGTGCACCGGACCAAACATGTACACAGATAGCTTCGTCACCCCCGTTTTTTTGTGGGTCACCGCCGAGCAGAGTTTCTAACCCGTTAATTCAAGATGCTCGATTTGGGGATGACAAGATCTCACCAGTTTCACCGCAATCAATCATTCCAAACCCGGCTTCGGGTATGACATCTTCATCTCCGTCATCATCATCCCGGAAAGGGGGATACATCCGTCACAACTATGGTAACAAACCGGCAGTGAGGATTGAAGGGTTTGATTGCCTCGACAGGGATAACCGTCGCAATTGCAGCATCCCTGCTTTGGCTTGA